GGATCCTATAAAGCCTCAGtagcttctttccattagcttctattttcctactttctcttttgttttaggaagtttctataTTCTTATTCcattttgtaagcttgcctagaGTCAccaattgattaatgaaatttacAAGCAATGTTTGCCTCCAATTCTGAGAAAGAATTTGcctttcaacagctgagatagctgtgggtgagagacccaaggctgagatagTCTACCCCACTTCCTATCCCTATCCCTCTTTCTATCTATCCTTCTATTTTCGTTTTTGTTCTTCCAATTGACCACTACTGTTGCTGCCACCTTGTGACTGCAATAAACTGCTGCTGGAGAACTCTTTGAAGACTTGAATCAATCCACAATCATCACCAAGTACTGCTAATGGTGTTTACACAATCAAGTGAAAGACTGCTGCACCTGCGATCTCAGTTCTGCCCAGAATCTACTGCAAACTTCAGACTTGAATAACTTCACAACCAGCCATTAGAATTGGCTGATATTTGGAGCACAAACCACCCTTGCCTAGGCCTTCACTAAATCCTACTTTGGAGCCATTCCTGCTGCTGGTTTGGTCCTTATTCAcaaagttactaattctgatttagtttttattgtggtgttctgctgcaactattatcgatcctactgtaaagtggttcttagttgaaaaCCTTCTACATTAGTtgttacttgggatcttgtaaaAAGGGGTGTTCCTACCAATCCCACATCaatctggtatcagagctatggctaCTTCGAGTGCTATCCCTGCAGATTCAAGAGAAGTACAGATTTCTATAGCTGATATGATTAAGAATCAGTCCAATCAAATGAAACCTATGGAGAATCATATGGATACAATGTCACAATGTATCGATACAATGTCACAACATCAGCCCACTCCAGAGGACCATAGAGGCCAGCATCACAGAACACCAACAGATACCAGGGAAGGTTGCCACAAAGAACTATTACACCATAGGCACCACCGATTACATTTGAGGATCACGTGAGAACATACTTTGACAacaataccccccccccccccccccccccccccccccccccccccccccccccccccccccccccccccccccccccccccccccccccccccccccccccccccccccccccccccaaccgaacatcccccccccccccccccccccccccccccccccccccccccccccccccccccccccccccccccccccccccccccccccccccccccccccccccccccccccccccccccccccccccccccccccccccccccccccccccccccccccccccccccccccccccccccccccccccccccccccccccccccccccccccccccccccccccccccccccccccccccccccccccccccccccccccccccccccccccccccccccccccccccccccccccccccccccccccccccccccccccccccccccccccccccccccccccccccccccccccccccccccccccccccccccccccctggttTGATTGGAGGGATTCCTTTGTGAGAAATCAAGTTTTATCCCCATTGTTCTGGCTCTGTTATCAAGTAAGTTGCTGTTTATTTCACTAACATTTGAGTACTATTATATAATGGATTTAATCCAAGTTTGGATGCATCAATCCTCTGTTATACTGTTTATATGCTGGCATTGGTGGTAATAAATTCTTAGCACAGAACTACCAGCAGCTACCCAAGGACAGCTCTGTTTTGGCCCCTGTTTTGTCAAATCAACATCTGCTGTAGTTGGGAATCTACCCATCAGATTCCTTCAATATTTTGGGTTGTTAAAGGCCACCTAAAAGGGTCCTTCGACCAGAGTCTTAAGGTGATCTACTCACCTGATCTGGAGGTATAAGAAATATCCTAAATATACTCTGTTTGGTCCAGATCTGAAAagctatttttttattctaagtTAGCCattagtgggcgagccttggtgcaacggttaagttgcactattgcaacctgttggtggcgggttcaaaacttggaaacagcctctcctgcgaagcaggggtaaggctgagtACATTTGCCCCTTCCAAACTCTGCAGTAgcgagagcctcgtgcactgggatgctcttttattctaatctaaccattggatctTCCCCATACTTTGAGGCTTGGAAGAATCCTCCAAGAGTGACCTTCGACTAGATTTGGAGGCTGATCAGAGCCTCGGATTTCATGCAATTGAAAATATCCTATTCCTGGGTTTGAAGTTTCAGATTGGCTTATTTGATTGTTGTGTGCAATCCAGCCATTCGAATATTACTTGAGTGCTGGAAATTATCTATTCTACCAGATTGGGAGTCTTGGTCAAAATCAGACATTTCATCCTGGAAGGTTGACTTTAGAACTTTTGGTTGACTTAGTCCTGTTTGAGGTTGTTACTTCGGCTCTTGTAAAAAGGGGTGTTCCTACCAACCCCCATCAGGTATAGCTGCTGGAGCATAGATTGTGGAATTTTACGGCACCCAGAAAACAAGAAACGACAACGGGACGGCATCCATTTTACAAGATAACACTTTCAAGCTCATCTAATCTCAAAGGGGTAAAATTTTCAAGTGGACCTCAAGCACAATAAACGCGCTTAATGAAAAGTATTAAACATATAATCAGAGGAAATAACAAATTTGAAGCTCCATAAATTGTTTTCTATTCCCAATATTTTCGGAAAGcttcttcaaaaaattgaattgGACAAATGAGGTCCAGACACCTTACCTTGGTCCCACGCTGCCGAATGATAATTGCACCAGGCTTGGCAACCTGATCACCATAGATTTTGACACCAAGTCTCTGACCTTTTGAATCTCGACCATTCTTGGTGCTTCCAGCTCCTTTCTTGTGCGCAGACTCAATTATTAATGGAGCTTTAACAGGAAATGAGAGGGAGACCCTGTTACCAGCACTACTAGACCCAAAATCACCTTTGAAGAAAGTAGACGACGAGCTTGAACCCAAGGAGAATCCTTTAAAAGCTCCAACCAAGTTGAAGCTGGCTACAGCTGCCATTTTGCCCCTACCTCTGctaaaaaaaattgtgaaataAAGAGGTTAAAAATGAAACCTTGTCATGCGAGTTGTGATGTTGTATTGCGTTCGTGCACTGCTACTCTAACACATGCACACAAATCCTCCATGCAAAACAGCACAGGAAAATGCTACATTGTATGTGGAATCAAGAATCGACCcgcccctctttttttttttttttttttttttttttttttttttattaaaacccgaatattatctggaaCCCGGGCCGGCCCCTAGCATTTTATTAAAACCAACAAAATAATAGGACCATACACAggggggacattccaccttaccccaacccaaggagcTAACCAGCCAAGGCCTCTCAAACAGAATACCTAGCCCAAACAGCAAGAGAAAAACAATATCTATTTCCTGAGAACCGGCAGACCCGCCTTGTCCTCCAGATAATgcagttctagatagggtaaagccctactagaagccaattaaaccaggaccaataacaaggaactaaggggctgttggttctgcagttttagttggacagaattgcagttttaggtcaaatctagggcttaggttaagataatggaaggggggcttagggggtatggctaggcaggtttataggactctaataatgtaggtattatagagttttaagtgttttgaaaattctgtaaaactgggcagtaattcaggatcgactatgggttttggggaaattaatgaaggatgaggggattagggttttgatggacaaatatggctgagcagcaagatctagagtttaatggaataagggtttaatggaattcaagcaaaaataaagggggatcaattggggaagggagtagaggattagaagaagaaattaatgaacaagttgcagcagaaatccactagcagcagcttggacagaagtgaaggatagaaccaccttcgaattggaTCCTACTGGCTGTCACGGCGCAAGGAGTCAatcggattccaccaatccctttccaccttgatagaaccacaaggatgcacactcacaaggagcacaggagcagcaacaatggcagccaacaagcaaaagcttttttcattaatcaaaattcgtagtcaaggctttgcccccttacaaccttatataaaagactcaaaaatagacatctactctaaaaaggaaaggcctaatccaatcct
This window of the Telopea speciosissima isolate NSW1024214 ecotype Mountain lineage unplaced genomic scaffold, Tspe_v1 Tspe_v1.0756, whole genome shotgun sequence genome carries:
- the LOC122648314 gene encoding 50S ribosomal protein L27, chloroplastic-like, translated to MAAVASFNLVGAFKGFSLGSSSSSTFFKGDFGSSSAGNRVSLSFPVKAPLIIESAHKKGAGSTKNGRDSKGQRLGVKIYGDQVAKPGAIIIRQRGTKVRCLDLICPIQFFEEAFRKYWE